A single genomic interval of Helicoverpa zea isolate HzStark_Cry1AcR chromosome 19, ilHelZeax1.1, whole genome shotgun sequence harbors:
- the LOC124639576 gene encoding NADH dehydrogenase [ubiquinone] 1 alpha subcomplex subunit 7-like, with product MSKSKVVLRDISPVMQKFRDFLLGRKHTNALRFEPLLAARTQPQPQIPDGSSHKHASNYYYTRDGRREVAPPMDLGKALLEASSDKGAPKQAANRRPTPGPVYQWDKHYE from the exons atgAGTAAATCTAAAGTTGTTTTGCGCGATATTTCGCCTGTGATGCAAAAATTTAGAGATTTCCTCCTGGGA AGAAAACATACGAATGCACTACGCTTTGAACCGCTGCTGGCAGCTAGGACCCAGCCTCAACCGCAAATCCCTGATGGATCTTCGCACAA GCATGCTTCGAATTACTACTACACTCGCGACGGTCGTCGTGAAGTAGCGCCGCCCATGGACCTCGGCAAGGCACTGCTGGAAGCTAGTTCTGACAAAGG AGCACCCAAGCAAGCCGCTAACAGACGGCCCACGCCTGGCCCTGTCTACCAATGGGACAAACACTATGAATGA